The Lagopus muta isolate bLagMut1 chromosome 4, bLagMut1 primary, whole genome shotgun sequence genome has a window encoding:
- the PLA2G12A gene encoding group XIIA secretory phospholipase A2 — MARALLLLLPLLMAGAWVGPRPPAAWSQEAPQTPDWRMTLKTIRNGVHKIDVYLNAALDLLGGEDGLCQYKCSDGSKPFPRYGYKPSPPSGCGSPLFGVHFDIGIPLMTKCCNHHDRCYDTCGNKKNDCDEQFQSCLSKICRDVQKTLGISENVQACESIVQLLFDAVIHLGCKPYLDSQRASCMCRYEDKTDL; from the exons ATGGCCCgcgccctgctgctgctgctgccgctgctgaTGGCGGGTGCCTGGGTAGGCCCGCGGCCGCCGGCGGCCTGGAGCCAGGAGGCGCCGCAGACCCCGGACTGGAGGATGACGCTGAAAACCATCCGGAACGGCGTGCACAAGATCGACGTGTACCTCAACGCGGCGCTCGACCTCCTGGGCGGCGAGGACGGCCTCTGCCAGTACAAATGCAGCGACG GATCAAAGCCCTTTCCTCGCTATGGATATAAGCCTTCGCCGCCAAGTGGTTGTGGATCACCTCTATTTGGAGTTCAT TTTGACATTGGTATCCCTTTGATGACAAAGTGCTGCAATCACCACGATAGATGTTATGATACTTGtggcaataaaaaaaatgactgtgatGAGCAATTTCAGTCCTGCCTCTCCAAAATTTGCAGAGATGTGCAGAAAACACTTGGTATATCAGAGAATGTACAGG CTTGTGAATCAATCGTTCAGCTGTTGTTTGATGCAGTTATACACTTAGGATGTAAGCCATACCTTGACAGCCAGAGAGCTTCATGTATGTGTCGCTATGAGGATAAGACAGATCTCTGA
- the CASP6 gene encoding caspase-6 translates to MWVTEGLQQWKPCTPVLPGRALSLVSAAQQRLTGRKAPPFRRWAKRKRFSAPSGRVGTARGLRCSRPVSSGGSVEEAGRALDMSGAERRRAAGRVQLDSKPTPTTTDGNQNITEVDAFDIRQTFDPAEQYKMNHQRRGVALIFNHEHFFWHLRLPDRRGTLADRNNLKRSLTDLGFEVRIFDDLKAEDVLQNVYEASLDDYSSADCFVCVFLSHGENDHVYAYDAQIKIETITNMFRGDKCQSLVGKPKIFIIQACRGDKHDDPVLVQDLVDSKDETTINQTEVDAAGVYTLPAGADFIMCYSVAQGYFSHRETVNGSWYIQDLCEALRKHGSSLEFTELLTVVNRKVSHRKVDMCRDINAIGKKQIPCFASMLTKKLYFHPKSK, encoded by the exons ATGTGGGTAACAGAAGGCTTACAGCAGTGGAAACCGTGCACGCCTGTGCTGCCTGGCAGAGCCCTGAGCCTCgtctcagcagcacagcagcgcCTCACCGGTCGCAAGGCGCCGCCATTCCGGCGCTGGGCCAAGCGAAAGCGCTTCTCAGCGCCCTCGGGGCGCGTTGGGACGGCCCGCGGCCTGCGCTGCTCCCGCCCCGTTTCCTCCGGAGGCAGCGTGGAGGAGGCGGGCCGGGCTCTCGACATGTcgggcgcggagcggcggcgggcggcag GCCGTGTCCAGTTGGACAGCAAACCTACACCAACCACCACAG ATGGAAATCAGAACATCACAGAAGTGGATGCATTTGATATAAG ACAAACGTTTGACCCTGCAGAGCAGTACAAAATGAACCATCAGAGAAGAGGAGTTGCGTTAATCTTCAATCACGAGCACTTTTTTTGGCATTTAAGGCTGCCAGATAGACGTGGGACTTTGGCAGACAGAAACAATCTGAAACGCAG TTTGACAGACCTTGGATTTGAAGTCAGAATTTTTGACgatctgaaagcagaagatgtGCTCCAGAACGTTTATGAAG CCTCTCTGGATGACTACAGCAGTGCTGACTGCTTTGTTTGTGTGTTCTTGAGTCATGGTGAGAATGATCATGTCTACGCATATGATGCCCAAATCAAAATTGAGACGATCACAAACATGTTCAGAGGAGATAAGTGCCAGAGTCTGGTAGGAAAGCCGAAGATATTTATAATTCAG GCATGTCGAGGTGATAAACATGATGACCCAGTTCTCGTTCAGGATTTAGTAGACAGCAAAGATGAAACCACTATTAACCAGACTGAAGTGGATGCAGCTGGTGTCTATACCCTGCCGGCTGGTGCAGACTTTATTATGTGCTATTCTGTGGCACAAG GTTACTTTTCTCACCGTGAAACTGTAAACGGCTCCTGGTACATTCAAGATTTGTGTGAGGCTCTCAGGAAGCACGGCTCTTCCTTGGAGTTCACAGAACTCCTTACTGTCGTTAACCGAAAAGTTTCTCATCGCAAAGTGGATATGTGCAGAGATATAAATgctataggaaaaaaacagattccttgttttgcttcaATGTTGACGAAAAAATTGTATTTCCACCCAAAATCTAAGTAG